The Chlamydiales bacterium STE3 DNA window TTTGCTTTTTGTCAGCTGGTTTTTAAAGCGCATGATGCACACACGCATCCAACAAGTAAACGATTCGAGTGCCATCAAAATTCTTGAACAAAGAGCTATTTCTCCGAAAACTACAGTTTACGCCCTTGATATTGAGGGGAAAACCTATATTTTAGCTGAGACTGCAACAGCCATCACTTCTTTACAACCAATAGAAAATAAGGAAATCCTTGCTGACGGTTGATTAAAAGCGATTGTGCTGCACTCCCCCTAGCAAACCAAGAATTGCAGAAATTCTTTTGGTAGCTCAACCCCACAGACCTTTGAATGCATCGAAAAAAATGTTGTTCTTCTGTTCGATTGACAAAAAATGAATTTTTGAACGTATTTCTTGAAAATAGTGATTTGTTTTTAAAAATGAAATCTTACGGAAGTTATTCATGAAGAAGCAATAGACCTCTTACATAACTTGCTTTGCTTGAAAAATTTGATCATTTTTGAGTGAATTTATCAGAAAATTTTGAGAGCCTATGAGTACATATGGTTGAAAAATTTAACGATAAAGGCGCCAAAAAGGGTAACTTTAGCAAGCAAATGAAGTTATGCAAGAGATCTAATACTAAAGATTTTAACATGCCTCAATAAAAATCGAAGATAAGAATATTCTTGCAGAAGCCGAAACGATACTCTAAACTATGAGTGTTGTTACTTAACCAATAATAGGATCTAACCATGTTAAAAACTCTCTCCTTCTCTCTCCTTGGTTTTCTTTTACTTGCTGGATGCTACAGAATGCCGACAGAAGATGACTACTCTGTAATTCCTGCAACAAATCACCCCGATATCGTTCATGATCAGGGAAATAATTCTTTTGTCCCTAATCTTAAATATTAATCAAACAGGAGATTTGGAATGATTCCATGTAGTATCGAAGGCTTGATGAAGTTTCTAACAAGCAAAAAATATGAGCCTGTTTTGCAAAAAGAGACAAATCAAATTTATGTGCTCTTTAAAATCGAAAACCAAGACTTTCCGCTTTTTTTCCGCATTTATGAGGGTAACGATCTTTTACAACTGCTTGTTTTCTTTCCTTTACAAGTAAGGAAAGAACGCTATGAAGCCATTGCGCGCCTTTTGCACTTATTAAACAAAGAAATCGATCTCCCTGGGCTAGGAATTGATGAAACTGTCGGCCTCGTTTACCATCGAATTATGATTCCTGCAATCAATCACAAAATTGATGTTCATCTCCTGGAAAGCTACCTCGAATCTGTCCCAAAAATCTGTCAGCAGTTTTTTTCTACAATTGCAGGTACGGCAATGAGCGAAATGAGCTATGACGAAATGATGAAAAAAAGTCAGTTTAAAGGAAGTTAAAGATGGCCCTTAGGGTAATATTTTATGATACTGAAACGACTGGAGTTCGACCTGATAAAGATCGTATTATAGAAATTGCTGCTTTTGACCCTACTCGGAATCTTACATTTGAAAAGCTGGTGAACCCAGGATGCTCAATTCCTAAAGAAGCAAGTGCTATTCATGGCATTACTGATGACATGGTAGCATCTGCTCCTGACTTTGCGACGATTGGAAAAGAATTCATCGATTTTTGCGAGGGTGAAGTCATGCTCGTCGCGCATAATAATGATGCATTTGATATTCATTTTCTTAGGAATGAATGCTCTCGCTATACCCTACTCCTGCCAACTGAGTGGAAGTATTTTGATACCCTAAAATGGGCTCGGCGCTACCGAAACGACCTGCCAAGACATAGTTTACAATTTTTGCGGGAAATCTACGAAATTCCCAAAAACAACGCTCACCGAGCCTTGGATGACGTGATTGTTCTTCATCAAATTTTCAATTTTATGGTGGATGATCTGACCCCTGAACAAGTGCATTCGTTATTAAATAAGCCAAGAATACTTCAACACATGCCTTTTGGAAAATATCAAGGGAAACTTCTAAAAGAAGTTCCTCCTGAATACTTAGAATGGCTAAAGCAATCTGGGGCTTTCGAAAAGCCTGAAAATCAAGAGCTCAAAGAAGCGATTTTACAGCTAGCGACAATTTAGGTAGATAAATTATCTAAATTTACCATTTTTCAATCAAAAGAAGAAAAACCTTTTTCTTTTTGCTAGACTAGCTGCAGGAGCGCTTTTATTTAAGATCTCCCCTTGATGTTCTACAGCTTCATAAGCCTTTTTGTGTCTTGTTTCCATGGCTTTTGCAAACATCTTATGTCTAGGTAATCTTTGAGCAAAAATAATTAAATTTCCTTTGTTCCATGCATCGTCAAATTTAATTATTTCAGTTGTTTTTAAGTTAAAACCCCTCGTCCCATATCTCTCTTCTAGTAACTTTTTAAATCTATTTTCCTGTATATTTTTTAGTAATTTAGCTTGTGATGCAGTATATTTCTTGAACTCATCTGAGGTGTATATTTCGGCAATCTTTTCTTCTTTTTTTAGCGGGTCTGTTTCTTTTTCTGTTTCTTCTATGGCAGATTGAATTTTTTGGGCAATTTGGCGAACTTCTTTTAAATCTGAAATAAGTGGGGGTAACTTAGGTTGGATTTGATTTAGCATTTTTTTGGTTTCTTCTGAAGCAGAATAACCGTTTAAATAAGTAGTTTTTT harbors:
- a CDS encoding Uncharacterized protein (Product derived from UniProtKB/Trembl:D6YV23); translated protein: MIPCSIEGLMKFLTSKKYEPVLQKETNQIYVLFKIENQDFPLFFRIYEGNDLLQLLVFFPLQVRKERYEAIARLLHLLNKEIDLPGLGIDETVGLVYHRIMIPAINHKIDVHLLESYLESVPKICQQFFSTIAGTAMSEMSYDEMMKKSQFKGS
- a CDS encoding DNA polymerase III subunit epsilon (Product derived from UniProtKB/Swiss-Prot:O83649;Gene name derived from UniProtKB/Swiss-Prot:O83649;EC number derived from UniProtKB/Swiss-Prot:O83649), which produces MALRVIFYDTETTGVRPDKDRIIEIAAFDPTRNLTFEKLVNPGCSIPKEASAIHGITDDMVASAPDFATIGKEFIDFCEGEVMLVAHNNDAFDIHFLRNECSRYTLLLPTEWKYFDTLKWARRYRNDLPRHSLQFLREIYEIPKNNAHRALDDVIVLHQIFNFMVDDLTPEQVHSLLNKPRILQHMPFGKYQGKLLKEVPPEYLEWLKQSGAFEKPENQELKEAILQLATI